The following are encoded in a window of Plasmodium cynomolgi strain B DNA, chromosome 4, whole genome shotgun sequence genomic DNA:
- a CDS encoding serine-repeat antigen (SERA;~putative): MKINQIAQYVLLVLVAHLVKRVKSNIIVNCFGMLHCRICHTAIRNCFLSGTSNLTKCIQCEEKYYDIQPCTHHTENFLQTSRDKGAFVEMKDHDYLTEDRVDELISEVIKLSLEKQKNAVPATEHTNEEFHKKIMQLCLYSNFNDNYENAKKHTQANAEEVEKHIHKVVSMYMKESNNMEHIINSLKNPALCLKSPEEWTKDRAGYKDNDDVPSVIIPERKLFKPYEVKSLKSSLYSYQSNCNRQFCDRFSDPNECENSIRVLNQGICGNCWAFASSQVISAFRCRKGLGFAEPSVKYVTLCKNKNADNFQENPFGHYNDNICSEGGHLSYYLETLDKTKMLPTSYDVPYNEPLKGAECPEANAQWDNMWDQVNPLTRIMNGYLYRGYFKISFHEYARSGRTDELISLIKDYIIDQGSLFVSMEVNEKLSFDHDGEKVMMNCEYRASPDHALALIGYGDYLKPSGERSSYWLLRNSWGSHWGDRGNFKIDMYGPSDCNGAVLCNAFPLLLQMNGNKITKPLPKDLASTDSRIRYDHSMFTRDQNRRQSRRYNSGEEQDRPNGQADNNPFDNSKNNDTYDGDDRNWQDFDPFREGYVYPYMDNRRDGARRNEEDRNNETDRSNEGMGDNRGSKIRRKVFKTSLVVNIGDTQFNRIIYMKRKDEYKEQHSCLRTYSLDSLADVSCRNNCNQYIDLCKHYTSIGMCLMRFANNYKCVYCGM, from the exons ATGAAGATAAATCAGATTGCGCAGTACGTCCTGCTCGTCCTGGTTGCCCATTTGGTGAAGCGAG TCAAGTCTAACATTATAGTCAACTGCTTCGGTATGCTACACTGCAGAATATGTCACACAGCCATACGGAATTGCTTCTTATCAGGGACTAGTAACTTAACAAAGTGTATCCAATGCGAGGAGAAGTACTACGACATTCAGCCGTGCACTCACCATACAG AAAATTTCCTGCAGACCTCCAGGGACAAAGGAGCCTTTGTGGAGATGAAAGATCAT GATTACCTAACGGAGGACAGAGTGGACGAACTCATTTCTGAGGTGATAAAGTTATCGttggagaagcagaaaaatgcAGTGCCGGCAACAGaacacacaaatgaagaattCCATAAGAAAATAATGCAGCTCTGTTTGTACTCTAACTTTAATGACAATTACGAAAATGCAAAGAAGCACACCCAGGCAAATGCTGAGGAGGTGGAAAAACACATTCACAAGGTCGTTAGCATGTACATGAAGGAGAGTAACAACATGGAACATATTATTAACTCGCTGAAGAACCCAGCCTTGTGTTTGAAATCCCCAGAAGAGTGGACGAAGGACAGGGCCGGCTACAAGGACAACGATGATGTGCCTTCGGTCATCATACCCGAGCGGAAGCTGTTCAAGCCGTACGAGGTGAAGTCGCTGAAGAGCTCCCTTTACAGTTACCAGTCGAACTGCAACCGGCAGTTCTGCGACAGGTTTTCCGACCCCAACGAGTGCGAGAATAGCATCCGGGTCCTCAACCAGGGCATATG CGGAAACTGCTGGGCCTTCGCCTCCTCGCAAGTGATCTCCGCCTTCAGATGCAGGAAGGGTCTGGGATTCGCGGAACCCTCCGTGAAGTACGTCACGCTctgcaaaaacaaaaacgcaGATAACTTCCAAGAAAACCCATTCGGTCACTACAACGATAACATCTGTAGTGAAGGGGGACATCTCTCATACTACTTAGAGACGTTAGACAAAACGAAAATGCTGCCTACCTCGTATGACGTCCCATACAACGAGCCATTAAAAGGAGCAGAATGCCCAGAAGCCAACGCCCAATGGGATAACATGTGGGATCAGGTGAACCCATTGACTAGAATTATGAATGGGTATCTCTACCGAGGGTATTTCAAAATTTCCTTTCATGAGTATGCAAGGAGTGGAAGGACTGATGAGCTTATTAGCTTAATTAAAGACTACATAATAGATCAGGGGTCCTTGTTCGTATCCATGGAGGTAAACGAAAAGCTAAGTTTTGATCATGATGGAGAGAAAGTCATGATGAACTGTGAATACAGAGCATCCCCTGATCATGCTTTGGCATTAATAGGGTATGGTGATTATTTAAAACCATCAGGAGAAAGAAGTTCTTATTGGTTACTCAGAAACAGTTGGGGCTCTCATTGGGGGGACAGaggaaatttcaaaattgatATGTATGGTCCTTCCGACTGTAACGGTGCAGTATTATGTAATGCCTTCCCTCTACTGCTCCAAATGAATGGGAATAAAATTACGAAACCGCTTCCAAAAGATTTAGCATCTACGGATAGCAGGATAAGGTATGACCACTCCATGTTCACTAGGGACCAAAACAGGAGACAGTCCAGGAGATACAACTCGGGTGAAGAACAGGACAGACCAAATGGTCAGGCAGATAATAACCCATTTGATAactctaaaaataatgatacaTATGATGGCGATGATAGGAATTGGCAAGATTTTGATCCGTTTAGGGAGGGCTACGTTTACCCCTACATGGATAATAGAAGGGACGGGGCACGCCGCAACGAGGAGGACCGCAACAACGAGACGGACCGCAGCAACGAGGGCATGGGTGACAACCGCGGCAGCAAAATCCGCAGAAAAGTTTTCAAGACCTCCCTCGTGGTAAATATTGGGGATACGCAGTTCAACCGGATCATCTACATGAAAA GAAAAGACGAGTACAAGGAGCAGCACTCCTGCCTGCGGACCTACTCCCTGGATTCCCTAGCGGACGTCTCCTGCAGGAACAACTGCAATCAGTATATTGACCTGTGCAAGCATTATACGTCCATTGGGATGTGTCTCATGCGCTTTGCTAACAACTATAAGTGTGTTTACTGTGGCATGTAA